In Gracilibacillus salitolerans, the sequence ATAATTGGATATCCCTTTGTTGTATATTTAACATAATCCCAGTCTTTAGGAATTCTCCAAGGAATGTCATTCTCTTTACCAATCACTCTATTCTTATCCACCGCAACAATTAAAGAAACTTTCATTTATCACACAGCCTTTTTTAGCTATTTTACCATGTAATTTATTATTTCTATTGAAATTCCTTGTTCCACTCTTGCACCCGTTCGTAATATAAGGTTAGCCAGATATTTAAAGAGTATCCTTTATTTTCTGGTTGACCTTTTTTTATATGGTCTTATTATAACGGTAGTCGGGGTAGAACGTCGCACCCGTGGGACTCGATCCCGTTAGCTAAACTGTTCACCCCCTACTTGTATAAACATGTTTCAGGCTGGTTGGGACAATAGATCCCGTTTAACAAGCGAACCTATGACATTACAAGAAGCCTTTAGGGGATACCGACTAATTTATTATTCTAGGAGGAGATATTCTATGAATCCAGTCGTTGGTCTGGATGTTTCAAAAGGGGAAAGTCAGCTCCAAGCTTTTTTAGATAAAGGTAAACCATATCGTAAAAGCTTTAGTATTAAGCATGATCTTAATGGACTAGGTAACTTACTAGAATTTCTTGAAGAAGTTGAAGACGCAGCTAATGGCAATCCACCTTCGGTAGTTCTAGAGTCAACTGGTCACTATCATACTCCCGTTATTCAATTTTTGGAGGAACAACAGTATGTTTATATTATAGTAAATCCTCTCATTTCACATCGTGCCAAAAGTTCAAGTCTGCGTAAGGTTAAAACAGATGCTGTGGATGCCTATCACCTTTGTGAGCTGTTTTATAAAGAAGAATTAGAACCTTATAAAAAGCGAGGCATTCAGCTATTAAACCTTCGCAATCTTACTAGACAACAGGAAAGCATTGCAGAAATATCCGCAAAAACTAAGTTGCAGCTGCACTCTTTGATGGATCAGGTATTTCCAGAATATAGAGGTGTATTTGGTAGTTTATATTCTAAGGTTTCGTTGCTTACTTTACTTGAATTCCCAACATCTGAGGCAGTTTTGAAGATGAGTGAAAGAGAATTAGCAGACAGGATTGGTGCGTTATGTAAGAGTCGTTCCGACCTCTGGGCAATAGAAAAAGCACAGAAACTAAGAGATGCAGCTCTTCGTAATCCATTTAAGAAAAACTTATACGAGAGTCATATCTTTAATCTTGAGGTGTTGGTGACGATTGTTCTTCAATACCAAGAGCATCTATCGAAAATTGCGACTGAAATAGATGCCCTCGCTAATGAAATTGAAGAATATCATATACTCCAGTCTATCCCTGGTATCGGAGAAAAAATCGCCGGCACGATTATTTCTGAAGTTGGAGAGATAGATAGGTTCAATGATGCCAAAAAGCTCGTTGCATTTGCTGGAGTAGATCCAAGTGTTTATTCCTCTGGTAAGTTTACGGCATCCGTTAATCGAATTACTAAACGAGGATCCAATAGACTTCGCCATGCCTTATATATGGCGGTCCAAAGTGGTATTCGAGATTCTCGTAAAAAGAAGACAACAGATGATATCATGGCACGCAATAAAAGATTAAGAGAGTTTTACGATAAAAAACGTGAAGAAGGAAAACCCTTTAGAGTAGCAGTTATTGCATGTGTTAACAAGCTCTTACATTGGATTTACGCTTTACTAAAAAGCAGAACTACTTTCCAAGATATAGCTTAGAAACTATATCTAACTAAATACAACAAATCCTTCCAATTACAACTAATAGGAAGGTTATTTAGCATGTTCTTTTTTAGTATATCATGGGTATTTTAATTTTTTTATTGAAAAATATTGACAAACTATTAGCTGGTTTAGCTTAAGTGAAACTCTTCACAAACACCTATCAATCATAAGAGTTAGATAACTTTATATCTTTAATTTATTCAATATGTCTTTGCTCATGTAAGTATAGTAATTCAACCCATTGTTCTAAATATAATTCACCAAATGCGAGATGTTTCGTTGCTTTTTTAGATAGGACAGACTTATCATCGATTGCATGAAGAATATTTACCAAATTTCCACTTGATTTCGTTAATAAATTTAACATATTTTCAACATCAAAAGGCTCTTCAGTTGGTTTAGCAATCCCTGGTGATTCA encodes:
- a CDS encoding IS110 family RNA-guided transposase, whose product is MNPVVGLDVSKGESQLQAFLDKGKPYRKSFSIKHDLNGLGNLLEFLEEVEDAANGNPPSVVLESTGHYHTPVIQFLEEQQYVYIIVNPLISHRAKSSSLRKVKTDAVDAYHLCELFYKEELEPYKKRGIQLLNLRNLTRQQESIAEISAKTKLQLHSLMDQVFPEYRGVFGSLYSKVSLLTLLEFPTSEAVLKMSERELADRIGALCKSRSDLWAIEKAQKLRDAALRNPFKKNLYESHIFNLEVLVTIVLQYQEHLSKIATEIDALANEIEEYHILQSIPGIGEKIAGTIISEVGEIDRFNDAKKLVAFAGVDPSVYSSGKFTASVNRITKRGSNRLRHALYMAVQSGIRDSRKKKTTDDIMARNKRLREFYDKKREEGKPFRVAVIACVNKLLHWIYALLKSRTTFQDIA